The window GCTGTAACTGAAACAGGATAGCGGCATCCGCATTCACACTCATGGTTATCAGTCTTCCAGCAGGCCAATCGCACGGGCGGTATTTTCAATCGGCGCGTAATCGTCGTTACTGGCCGGTACAAAAGATTCACGCGGGAAGCTGGCGAGCAGGTCTTTATCTTTCATTTCCAGCAGGGCTTTACGCATTTTTTCTTTAAAGCCTTTACCGAAGCGGGCATCCACATCACCACGGATAGTCCATTGATAATCCGGATAGGTTGGCGTGGTCCAGATCACCTGAATTTTTTCCGGGTCGATATTACCGGCCGCCAGCTCGTTATCCCAGACGGTGTAATTAACCGCACCGACCTGATAAGCACCGGACTGCACCTGAGCAATGGTACGGCTGTGATCGCCGGAGAAACCAACGCGCGAGAAAATATCCTCTGGCGCCGCGTTAAATTGTTCGCGCAGATAAAACTCCGGCATTAAACGACCGGAAGTAGAACCTTTGGAACCAAAAGTAAAGGTTTTACCTTTCAGTGCTGCAGAAAGTGTTTCTTCTGCACTCAGGCCCGCGCTTTTATTGGCAATAAAATAGGTTTTAAAGAACTGATCTTCATAGCCCTGAGCAATGGCTTCAGAACCGGCCACCAGCTTGCGCGCCTGCACGCCGGATAAACCACCAAACCAGGCCAGCTGCACCTGATCGTTACGGAATGCGGTAATGGCGGCGGCGTAGGATTTTACCGGAATGTACTTCACCTCAGCGCCGGTCTGTGCCGAAAGATAATCGGCCACTTTATTAAAGCGTTGCTGTAAGCGCGATTCATCTTCATCCGGAATGGCGGTAAATACGAAGGTATCGGCGAATGCAGAAAAGGCACCGAGCAGCAGGCCTGCTGCCGCGGCAAACTTAAAGGTCTTTTTCATGGTTTTACTCATTATTTTTCAGGTAGTCGTTAATCTCAGCTGCTGAACCACGGAATTCGACCGGGCCTTTTTTCTGCGTCAGCTGGTATTCATACATCGGGTCGTAATAGTCGCTGAGCATAATGCGTATCCACTCGCGGTGCAGGCTGTTATCGCCTGTTTGCTCGTGTTCGTTCAGTGCCTGCTGCAATAAATCGTCAAGCTGCTGATAACGCACACCGCCGAGGCGACGCTGAATTTTCTGCAGTGATTTGGTCAGGTCATCGCGGAACGCCGCAAAGCCTGCCTCTTCGCCTTCAGCCTGCTGCCACTCCTGCAGTTTATGCAAAATATAATTTCGGAAGCTGTGTTCCACCCGCTGCTCCAGCGAGGCTTCGACAATAATCAGTGGTGCGGCCAGCATACGCAGACGCAGACATTCCGGAATCGCGCAGCGGCCAATCAGCAGGCTTTCGTCTTCGAGCAGAATACGCCGCCCCGGATGGGCATGATCCTGACGCAATAACGCCACCGCGAGTTTGTTTTCAAAATCAATCTGCGATGGTTGCCCGGCCGGACGCTTGCCAAAAGTGCTGCCGCGATGATGGGCAATACCTTCAAGGTCAATACTGTGCGGCAAAGCATTTAATAAATCGGTTTTGGCGCAGCCGGTATGACCCGCCAGTACGCGAAACTGGCCATCGGCCGCAATGCGCTCCAGCGTATCAATTAAAAAACGCCGCATGGCTTTGTAGCCACCGGTAATACGCGGGTAATCACAGCCGGCTTCTTTCAGCCACTGCTGTACGATCTGACTGCGCAGGCCGCCACGGAAACAATAGAGATAACCATCCGGATGCTGACGGGCAAATTCCAGCCATTGCTCCAGCCGCTGTTGTTTTACCTTGCCGCCCACCAGCTGATGGCCCAGCACAATGGCGGCGTCCTGGCCCTGCTGTTTATAACAGGTACCGACTTTCGCCCGTTCGGCGTCGGTCATCAGCGGCAGACTGACGGTATGCGGAAATGCACCCTTTTTAAATTCCAAAGGCGCGCGGGTATCCATCATCGGTGTGTCGGTTAAAAACAGGCGGGTAAAATCCTGTGTATCGGGACGGCTCATGCCTGAACCTCGACACGGTAATCGCTGCGGGCGGCGGTTAATTCACCAATGCACTGTGCGTATACCCCGGCGGCTGTTAATACCTGTTCCAGCGCTGCGGCTTGCTCTGGCTGTACGGCAATTAATAAACCGCCGCTGGTTTGCGGATCGCAGAACAGCGCTTTCTGCTCATCCGTTAACGGCGCCAGTTTATCGCCATAGGAATCAAAATTACGCGTGGTGCCGCCGGGCAGACAACCCTGGGCAATATAGTCACGTACCGGTGGCAACAGCGGAATATGCTGCTCGTACAACACCGCATTCACACCACTGCCTTCGCACACTTCCAGCAGGTGCCCCATTAAACCAAAGCCGGTCACGTCGGTAATGGCTTCCACACCGTCAAGCTGTGCGACTTCGGCGCCAACTTTATTCATCTGGCACATCACATCACGGGCAAGGAATTCATGCTCAGGGCGCAGTTTTTTCTGCTTCTGCGCGGTGGTCAGAATGCCTACACCCAGTGGCTTGCTCAGATAGAGTTTGCAGCCTGCGGTTGCGGTGTTGTTCTGCTTCAGTTTGTCTTTCTGTACCAGACCGGTCACTGCCAGACCAAAAATCGGTTCCGGCGAATCAATACTGTGACCACCGGCCAGCATAATGCCGGCATCGGCGCAGGCCTGACGGCCACCGTCGACCACGCGCTGCGCAACTTCAGGCGGCAGCACATTCACCGGCCAGCCAAGAATCGCAATCGCCATTAATGGTTTGCCCCCCATGGCGTAGATATCGCTGATGGCATTGGTCGCGGCGATACGGCCAAAATCGAAGGGATCATCGGCAATGGGCATAAAGAAATCGGTGGTGCTTAAAATCACCTGACCATTACCGATATCGTAAGCGGCAGCGTCGTCTTTGCTGCTGTTACCCACCAGCAGGTTGGCATCGGAGGGCAATGTCAGCTGCGAGGCCAGAATGCTGTCGAGCACTTTAGGTGATATTTTGCAGCCGCATCCGGCGCCATGGCTGTATTCGGTCAGACGGATATTGTCGGCAGAAACCTGTGAACTCATATTGCCCCCGGTAAAGAAAACTGGGGCCGAATGATACGTCAATGCGCCGTGCAGGCACAGGGAGCAACACCTCCCTGTATTACGCTATCTGACTATTGAGCACTGACAGTACCCAGAATAGCTTTTACCTGGGCCGGGATTTCACCTACCTGCCATTTATCGTACAACGCCTGCAGCTCACCACTGGCGACCAGCTCGGGGATACGGCGGTTATATTCGCTGATCAGATACTCCGACACCGGCCCTTCAGCAAAGGCGACATACACATCACGGCCGTTGGGCATATCCTGTACTTCAAAATAATCCATGCCCACACCGGCTTCCTCCAGTGCCAGCTGGATGGCATCCCATTCATCGATCAGCAGATCCAGCTTGCCCTGCTGTAACCATTGCACCCCTTCTGCCGTGGTGCGGAACTCACGCAGTTTGAAATTGCGCTGTGCTGCAGGAAGCACGTCATAGCCTTTCAGCCAGCCCACGGTTTTGCCTTTTAATGTATCAAGCCCTTTCCAGCTGAGACCGGCCCTGAGCGGATAAACCACCGACAGGTATTCCACATCAATAGCGTAGCGGGGATAGATCAGCGGCTGACCCGTATCACGGGTTTCGCCGACAATCGCGTTATAAACCCGGTACTCGGTGACCATTTTCAGCGCCCGGTTCCAGGGTGCCGTCGCCGGTTTAACGCGGATGCCGGCCGGCTCATACACCGCGCGCAGAATATCCCAGTACAGACCGGTGCCGTCTTTATTGGTGAACTCCGGCCATTCCGGTGCCACTACGTTCACCATTTTGATATGACTGGCGGTAAAACCGGCCACAGAATCAGCGCCGGCATTCAGCGCCAGCCCAAGCAAGACACAAAAACACCACGCACGCATAACCACCTCCTGTTACATACAGACCGACAGACCAATCCATCGGCCATGGCTTGTGTTCAGCGACTGCTCAGCCGCAAACAGCATTTAAAAAAACAATAGTTCAGCCATGAGAAACGGAAGGAAAAATACAGGAATGACCGCTGACAAATATCACTCAGGATGAGTGCTGCCATTCCACGGTCAGAGGAGGTAAGCCGGGAGTATGAACTTCGATACTGATGACTTTATCAGGCTGACGTCTGAGCCAGGCTTCAGCCACCGGACTCAGACGCGCCAGTTCCGCCAGCAGTAACTGCAATTGCTGCTGTTGTGCCGGCGTCATACGGTTTTAAAACGGATAGTGACCTGCGAATACACCGAACTGCTGGTGCTGCTGGGCAGGGGTTTGGCACTGATGCGTACCGGACTGTCGGCCGTGGCCGCGAGGGTTTTATCCAGCGTGGCGCCATCGAGAAACAGGGTTTTTTCCAGAGTTTCCGCATCCACCAGCTCTTTTACGCCGCTGCTCAGCGTGCTGTTGTCCAGCGTCGTGTTAAGCGCTGCAGCGGATGCTGCCAGACGCTTAACGCCGCTGACCGCTGTTTTACCATCATTACCCGCTGCTGTTTCGGTTGCATCGGTCGTGGTCTGATACAGACTGCTGAGCTCCAGCTTGGCATTAATTTCACCACTGTCGACCACCAGCCGCGCTTGCTCCATGCGATTAAGCAGCGCCTGCAGGCTGGCTTTTTGCTCAGCCACCAGCTGCTCATCAATCACTGCACGCAGCGCTTCAAAGCCATAGTTGGTCAGACGGTTTTTAAAGATAACCGATTCTTCTTCAAACTCTTCGGTCAGCTCCAGAATAAACGCCTGCCGCTCAGGCGGAACAATCATCTGCCGGGCAATCGGACTGCCGGCAATGAGTGTTTCGCGTGTGAGCACCAGCTGAGGATCGATGAACTGCAGCAGAAACTGCTCGTCGGGCAGATCGATTGCCGCCTGTAGTTCAGCATAACGGCGCAGCTGGTATTGCTGCGCGTTAATGGTGGCTTCAAAAGTTTCAGTCAGTAGCTGGCCGACAAACTCCGCAAAACCAAGACTGACATACTGAAAGTCAGACACAAATCACCTCACCCGTTCAGCGGAGCGTAATCGGTTTTAAAGCGGATCAGCACACGACCAAAAATATCGACCTTGGTGCCGCTGGTATCGCGCTGGTAACTCTTGGCGGTATTCACCGTCACCTGACGCTGACGCTCTTTGCGTCTGGCTTTTTTGAAAGCGCCCAGAGCCCCTTTGCGCAGTTTGGTTCTGCTCGCTTCACGGGCACGGGTTTTGTTTTTGGTTTCCAGAGTGCTTTCCCGTTCCTGCCAGGTGGAGAAGGTAATTTTGGTTTCAATTTCACCTTCGGTTACCACCAGACGCATCATGCCCTGCTGCGCCATATTCTGCAGTACGCTGTATTTATTCGAGGAAATCAGCGAGGCAATGGCATCGTGAATCTGCTGATAATTCGGCAGTGTACTGGTAACACCATTGTTATAGGCAGCCAGCGCCTGCAGGTCATCGTGCTGTGACGGGTCGGCAATTTTATCGACCAGCGAATCAACAGCCGGCGCCAGTGCGTTCATCAGGCCACCCCACCAGGTATCGGTGGTGGCTGGCTGAGCGCCGTTCACAGGCGATGATGTGGATGGTGCTTCCAGGTTGTTCAGTACGGTTTCCAGCTCGGCTTCGCTGA of the Thalassolituus hydrocarboniclasticus genome contains:
- a CDS encoding putative selenate ABC transporter substrate-binding protein; the encoded protein is MKKTFKFAAAAGLLLGAFSAFADTFVFTAIPDEDESRLQQRFNKVADYLSAQTGAEVKYIPVKSYAAAITAFRNDQVQLAWFGGLSGVQARKLVAGSEAIAQGYEDQFFKTYFIANKSAGLSAEETLSAALKGKTFTFGSKGSTSGRLMPEFYLREQFNAAPEDIFSRVGFSGDHSRTIAQVQSGAYQVGAVNYTVWDNELAAGNIDPEKIQVIWTTPTYPDYQWTIRGDVDARFGKGFKEKMRKALLEMKDKDLLASFPRESFVPASNDDYAPIENTARAIGLLED
- the mnmH gene encoding tRNA 2-selenouridine(34) synthase MnmH; translation: MSRPDTQDFTRLFLTDTPMMDTRAPLEFKKGAFPHTVSLPLMTDAERAKVGTCYKQQGQDAAIVLGHQLVGGKVKQQRLEQWLEFARQHPDGYLYCFRGGLRSQIVQQWLKEAGCDYPRITGGYKAMRRFLIDTLERIAADGQFRVLAGHTGCAKTDLLNALPHSIDLEGIAHHRGSTFGKRPAGQPSQIDFENKLAVALLRQDHAHPGRRILLEDESLLIGRCAIPECLRLRMLAAPLIIVEASLEQRVEHSFRNYILHKLQEWQQAEGEEAGFAAFRDDLTKSLQKIQRRLGGVRYQQLDDLLQQALNEHEQTGDNSLHREWIRIMLSDYYDPMYEYQLTQKKGPVEFRGSAAEINDYLKNNE
- the selD gene encoding selenide, water dikinase SelD, which translates into the protein MSSQVSADNIRLTEYSHGAGCGCKISPKVLDSILASQLTLPSDANLLVGNSSKDDAAAYDIGNGQVILSTTDFFMPIADDPFDFGRIAATNAISDIYAMGGKPLMAIAILGWPVNVLPPEVAQRVVDGGRQACADAGIMLAGGHSIDSPEPIFGLAVTGLVQKDKLKQNNTATAGCKLYLSKPLGVGILTTAQKQKKLRPEHEFLARDVMCQMNKVGAEVAQLDGVEAITDVTGFGLMGHLLEVCEGSGVNAVLYEQHIPLLPPVRDYIAQGCLPGGTTRNFDSYGDKLAPLTDEQKALFCDPQTSGGLLIAVQPEQAAALEQVLTAAGVYAQCIGELTAARSDYRVEVQA
- a CDS encoding substrate-binding periplasmic protein, whose translation is MRAWCFCVLLGLALNAGADSVAGFTASHIKMVNVVAPEWPEFTNKDGTGLYWDILRAVYEPAGIRVKPATAPWNRALKMVTEYRVYNAIVGETRDTGQPLIYPRYAIDVEYLSVVYPLRAGLSWKGLDTLKGKTVGWLKGYDVLPAAQRNFKLREFRTTAEGVQWLQQGKLDLLIDEWDAIQLALEEAGVGMDYFEVQDMPNGRDVYVAFAEGPVSEYLISEYNRRIPELVASGELQALYDKWQVGEIPAQVKAILGTVSAQ